The sequence TTCAAACAAGAACGGCAGATACTGGCCGATCTGGATCATCCGAACATTGCGCGATTGCTGGATGGCGGCACGCAGGACGGGCTGCCTTACGTCGTGATGGAATTGGTCGAAGGCCGCAGCTTGCGCGCGTTGCTCAAAGAACAAGGCGCTTTGCCGCTGGCGCAAGCCATCGCGCTGACACAACAGGTTTGCGCGGGTTTGGCTGCGGCGCACCGGTTGGGCGTAGTGCATCGCGACATCAAACCGGAAAACCTGATGGTGATCGAAGGCGCGGGGCAACCGGCGGTCAAAATTCTGGATTTCGGCATTGCGCGCGCTAGCGCGGCAATTAGCGAATTAAGCCAGACCAAGACTGGTGTGGTGATGGGCACGGCGGCCTACATGTCGCCAGAGCAGGCGCTGGGCGTGACACACGACCAGATTGACGCGCGGTCAGATATTTATTCGCTGGGCATGGTGCTTTATGAAATGTTGACCGGACAAGTCGCCTTCACGGGCGCTTCGCAACAGGCCGTCATCGTCAAACGGTTGCAAGAACGTCCCACGCCGCCCAACCAGTTGCGCGTGGTCCCGCCTATCCCACGCGCGGTCGAAGCCGTCGTGCTCAAGGCCTTGGAAAAAGAGCGTGCCGACCGCCCGCAAACGGTCGAGGAATTGGCGCAGGCGTTGACGACGGCGAGTGAAGCGCACCCGCGACCGGCTTGGTTGAATTGGAAGTGGGCAGCCTTGTTGGTTGTTGTTTGTGCGGCGCTGGCCTTCGGCTATCGGGGCTGGCCGCGTGGACAAACGAAAATCGAGACGACAGCGCCACCAGCCAATCTGCCGGTAGCTGCGGCGCAACGTCTGACCTATCGCGTCTTCAAACGCGGCCCAAATGGCGCGACGCAGGCGTTGGGGTTGGAAGATGCCGTACGCACGGACGATGAGGTTTATCTGGAGATCACGCCGCCGTTTCAATGCGCCGTTTATCTGCTTTACGAAGACCGCCAAGAAACGCTGGTTTGGGCCAATCCGAAACCCAATCGCGCGCCGCAAATCGGACTGGCTGGTCAATTGTTGCGGGTGCCGGAGCGGGCCGGAGTCAAGCTCGACGCTCCACCACGCAAACAAAACTTCCTGGTTGTTTACGTGCCGGACAGCGTGAACTGGTCGCTGGAAGACGCTGTGCTGCCGGAACGGTTCGTGGTCAAAACGGAAGATGTGTTTATCCCGTATGCATTGATCAGTGTGGCGGCGGCGCGGCGGTTGCGCGCTCATTTGCTGAACACGGCGGAACAGCTTGAACTGACCGCGCCACCCGTCAAGGCAGCGTATGCGCTTGAACTCAAGCCAGAGGCGCGGACGCTTTATCACCGCGTGACGGTCAGGCAGACGGAGTGAGCAATGATTTACTACCTCGGAGCACCGATACTTTTAAGTTCCATCCCGAACAAGGCCACGTCATTGATCCCAAGTTTTCCCGGCTTGTTACGACGAAGAACTGTTATTAGAGAGGCACGTTTCTTAACATCCCAAATTGGATCGTAGGTAGGAAGGACGACTGGTTCCCAAGTTGCCCAACTTGGTGCGAATTGCTGTTTAGCGGTGTGGGGCAGCACTCTCT is a genomic window of Acidobacteriota bacterium containing:
- a CDS encoding serine/threonine protein kinase, with translation MQLDWAKAKTILNAALQCDPSQRQAFLREACDADDALRAEVEKLLRAHANANPSFLENPVLADTASFVDELDKLPQQRFGPYRIVRELGRGGMGAVFLAERADGEFNKQVAIKVMQGGLSRAEVARFKQERQILADLDHPNIARLLDGGTQDGLPYVVMELVEGRSLRALLKEQGALPLAQAIALTQQVCAGLAAAHRLGVVHRDIKPENLMVIEGAGQPAVKILDFGIARASAAISELSQTKTGVVMGTAAYMSPEQALGVTHDQIDARSDIYSLGMVLYEMLTGQVAFTGASQQAVIVKRLQERPTPPNQLRVVPPIPRAVEAVVLKALEKERADRPQTVEELAQALTTASEAHPRPAWLNWKWAALLVVVCAALAFGYRGWPRGQTKIETTAPPANLPVAAAQRLTYRVFKRGPNGATQALGLEDAVRTDDEVYLEITPPFQCAVYLLYEDRQETLVWANPKPNRAPQIGLAGQLLRVPERAGVKLDAPPRKQNFLVVYVPDSVNWSLEDAVLPERFVVKTEDVFIPYALISVAAARRLRAHLLNTAEQLELTAPPVKAAYALELKPEARTLYHRVTVRQTE